A single window of Dendropsophus ebraccatus isolate aDenEbr1 chromosome 5, aDenEbr1.pat, whole genome shotgun sequence DNA harbors:
- the LOC138794001 gene encoding olfactory receptor 56B34-like, with product MANDSEFLDFILVGFPGLSDKYYFGFGFLIFLIYILSLCANLTVIMLVFLKENLHQPMYIIIASLAISDLLFDTTTLPKSIAMYWFGAGSMTVVGCFLQMTIIHTLNPLDSFIITFMAVDRYVAILRPLRYHSIISNRLIIVVCILLYLLGVAVGLYIMYLAYDLPYIGLNKVKNFFCSISTVSITSRIDPAPSLWKAYCVGLACYLGPLSFIIFSYSIIITKICSSKQSDSWSKAFYTCVTHWFVIGIYYIPRLIVYSFDLFGKPPVDVYISLICLHTYVPHSTSPIIFCLRNEEIKRTLRLIFTRQK from the coding sequence ATGGCCAATGATTCAGAGTTCCTTGACTTCATCCTAGTCGGGTTCCCCGGTCTGTCTGACAAATATTACTTTGGTTTTGGGTTCCTTATCTTCCTGATTTATATCCTGTCCTTATGTGCAAACCTCACAGTAATCATGTTAGTCTTCCTGAAAGAAAATTTACATCAACCAATGTACATTATAATCGCAAGTCTGGCCATCTCCGACCTTCTCTTTGACACCACCACTTTGCCAAAAAGCATTGCCATGTATTGGTTTGGAGCTGGATCCATGACTGTTGTAGGATGTTTCTTACAGATGACCATCATTCATACTTTAAATCCTCTCGACTCCTTTATCATCACGTTCATGGCTGTAGACCGTTATGTCGCCATTTTAAGGCCCCTCCGGTATCACTCCATCATCAGTAACAGACTTATTATAGTTGTTTGCATTCTGTTATACCTACTAGGTGTGGCAGTTGGACTTTATATCATGTATTTGGCCTATGATCTTCCATACATTGGCTTAAATAAAGTTAAAAACTTTTTCTGCTCTATTTCTACTGTTAGCATCACATCTCGTATTGATCCAGCTCCGTCTCTTTGGAAAGCTTATTGCGTTGGCTTAGCCTGTTACCTGGGTCCATTGTCTTTCATCATATTTTCCTATagcatcatcatcactaaaatcTGTTCCTCAAAGCAATCCGACAGCTGGAGTAAAGCCTTCTACACCTGCGTGACCCACTGGTTTGTCATCGGAATCTACTACATCCCACGCCTCATTGTTTACTCCTTTGACCTGTTTGGAAAGCCCCCGGTGGATGTCTACATCTCTCTAATCTGTCTGCACACCTATGTTCCACACTCCACCAGTCCCATCATATTTTGTCTCAGAAATGAGGAGATTAAAAGAACTTTAAGATTGATATTTACGAGACAAAAATAG
- the LOC138792259 gene encoding olfactory receptor 1A1-like produces MANESEFFEFVLIGFPGLSERYYIAFGFLIFLIYTLSLCANFTVIVLIFFKEHLHQPMYIIIASLAISDFLFDTSTLPKMIVKYWFGAGSMTFSGCFLQMTIIHTLNPLDSFIITLMAIDRYVAILRPLRYHSVISGRLIIIVCTALYMISVAIGLYIMTLGYYYPYTGSSKVKNFFCSIATVSATAPIDSSQNLWKAYCVGLACYLGPLSFIIFSYSIIITKICSSTRSESWSKAFYTCVTHWFVIAIYFVPRLLVYSFDLFGKPPVDVYISLICLYTFVPHSTSPIIFCLRNEEIKRTLRSIFKRKNKLDTKIKKDGDCVKTIKIRTAEKPIIVGI; encoded by the coding sequence ATGGCCAATGAATCAGAGTTTTTTGAATTTGTCCTCATCGGATTCCCTGGTCTTTCGGAGAGATATTACATTGCCTTTGGGTTTCTTATTTTCCTGATCTATACTCTGTCCTTATGTGCAAACTTCACCGTAATCGTGTTAATCTTCTTCAAAGAACATTTACATCAACCAATGTACATTATAATCGCAAGCCTAGCTATCTCCGACTTTTTGTTTGACACCTCAACATTGCCAAAAATGATTGTCAAGTATTGGTTTGGAGCCGGATCCATGACCTTCTCTGGATGTTTCCTACAGATGACCATCATTCATACTCTCAATCCTCTTGACTCATTTATCATTACGTTAATGGCCATAGACCGGTACGTCGCCATACTAAGACCCCTTCGGTATCACTCCGTCATCAGTGGCAGATTAATTATAATTGTTTGCACTGCGTTATATATGATAAGTGTGGCGATCGGACTGTATATCATGACTTTGGGGTATTATTATCCATACACTGGCTCaagtaaagtaaagaactttttttgttCTATAGCAACTGTTAGCGCCACAGCTCCTATTGATTCATCTCAGAATCTTTGGAAAGCTTATTGCGTTGGCTTAGCCTGTTACCTTGGCCCGTTATCTTTCATCATATTCTCTTATAGCATCATCATCACAAAAATCTGCTCCTCGACGCGATCCGAGAGCTGGAGTAAAGCCTTCTACACCTGCGTGACCCACTGGTTCGTCATCGCAATCTACTTTGTCCCGAGGCTCCTTGTTTACTCCTTTGACCTGTTTGGCAAGCCCCCGGTGGACGTCTACATCTCTCTGATCTGTCTGTACACCTTTGTGCCGCACTCCACCAGCCCCATCATCTTTTGTCTCAGAAATGAGGAAATTAAAAGAACATTGAGATCGATATTTAAGAGAAAGAATAAACTAGACACAAAAATAAAGAAAGACGGTGACTGTGTTAAAACTATCAAAATAAGGACAGCCGAAAAACCTATAATTGTGGGTATCTAA